The Phormidium sp. PBR-2020 DNA segment AGGGTAAAAAGTTGACAATTTACGCATTTTATGTAAGCAAAAACAGGTTGTCTTAGTCCATTTGCCCCGATCCATTTTAGCGGCAGTGGGGACGGGGCAAAAGTCTGCCTTTAGTGGGATATTTCTTTGACGGTATAGAGGGGTCGTCCTTTGACTTCTTCGTAAATGCGGCCAATATATTCCCCTAAAATGCCAATACAGACTAATTGAACTGCCCCGAGAAAGAAGATCGCAATGGTGATAATCGTTGCCCCAATTAACGGAGATTCGGGATAGACTAAACGCCAATATAGAACTAAAAACACCATAATGATGGCGATCGCAGCCGCTAGAAGTCCTAGGTAAGTGGCGAAGCGTAGGGGAACCTTAGAAAAGGACATGATCCCATCAATTGCTAAAGACAGAGATTTACGAAAGGTATATTTTACCTCACCGGCAAAGCGGGGACTACGGCTAAATTGCAATGAGGTTTGACGGAACCCCACCCAGGCCCGTAAGCCGCGAATATAGCGATTGCGTTCGGGCATGGAATTGAGTAAATCGACCACCTGTTTATCCATTAAACAGAAGTCTCCAGAATCCGTGGGAATGGCCACATCTGCTAAGCGTCGCAAAACTCGATAAAAGCCATAAGCCAGCAGCCGTTTTAGCCAAGGATCTTGATGACGGGCGATGCGTTGGGCGTAAATCACCTGATAGCCCTGTTGCCATTTCTCCAGTAACTCGGGGATGAGTTCTGGGGGGTCTTGTAAATCCGCATCCATGACAATCACGGCTTTTCCAGAGACGAAATTCAAGCCCCCGGTGACGGCAATTTGATGACCAAAGTTTCGGGCAAAACTGAGATAGCGAAATTGGGAGTTTTGTTGATGATACTGACGCAGAAGTCCGAGAGTGCGATCGCCACTGCCATCATCGACAAATAACACCTCGTAGGGCTGCCCCACTGCCTCTGTCACCGCCGTTAATCGTTGCACTAACTCGGGGAGATTATCCTCCTCATTAAAGACGGGAATTACTACGGAATAGAGGGGAGAAGCCATCAGACGGTATCGAGTCCTAGGGGTTATTTTTAAGGATTATTTAGTGGCAACAACGGCGATATTCCAAGCCATACGTTTCATTCCGGGGACTTTCTTGAGGATGCGATCGCAACGTTCCAAACGACTATATAAGGGCTTCAACCGCTGTTGTTCTTTTATGATTTTCTTCCAATAGCGTTCCTCATTGGGATGGACTCGTTCAATCAAATAAAACTGTAGAAAAATCCACAAAGTTGCCAGCCAAAAAGTGTTATAGCGAGTTTCTGAAAAGAGTGGTTTAATCTCTTTGACGATGTTGATATGCAGCGGCGTTTCATCGTCCGTACGGACATCTGTTGCCATCCGTCGATAGACATTAATCACGGGATTATGACGGAGGGGGTCCCAAAAACACAGTTTTCCCCCTGGCTTGAGAACTCGGTGCATCTCTTGAATAGCAATCATAGGGTTGGGAATATGATGTAAGAGATTCGCCGCATAGACAATATCAAAACTATCGTCAGGATAGTCAATATCCATCGCATTGATAACCTTTCCTTCCACCTGAACCCCATTATGTTCAGCGAGTTTCAGAGCCACCTCCACCATTCCCGGCGAGTAATCACTGGCGACACAATGGGCCCCACGAGTCCCAAAATAGACACTATTTTCACCCGCCCCGCAACCCACATCTAAGAGGCGTTTACCCTGGACGTTGCCCAACTGTTTCAGAATAAAGCGGTTTTCCGGGGCAGTACAGGCTTCAAAGTAGTCTTCTACCTGAATCCCATCGATATCAATTCCGGCGGCCCAGCGATCATGAAAGGCTTGCTCTTTGGCGAGAACATCGTCATGGGTATCGTTGTGCAGGGGATCTGAAGATAAAGACATGGGTTCAGCCAAACGATTGCAAGAGTTCAATTTATCATATAGCACTCGGCCCTACCCTCTAACCCTAGAGCGATCGCCCTCTAAGCCCCCAGTTACGCCCAGTTAGGCCTCCACGGTTAACTGGTTCAAAGAGAGGGGTTCACTGAAGGATTGGCGAGTTTCTGCGGTGAGGCGATTGAGATATTGCAGAAGCTGCCGGGCCAGGGGACGATGGATTTGATAGGTTTTCGAATCTGGGAAAAACTGGAATAAGGGGGTGGTGGCCACGTTCTCATAGAAGGGAAATTCACGGGATTCTGGGGTTAACCACTCATCATCAGGAGCTGTGGGGATTAATCCTGAGGGGAGTTGGTTGTTGAGTAGGGCCGTAAGTCGGGATTCGATGCCCCCCATGTGAATCCCCCGCAGTTCTAGGAGGCTGATGACCTCTTGATGGGAGACGGGGCGATCGGGAACGGTTTGTAACAGTTCGTATAAGAGGAAGAAATCACTATATTGCTGTTTCCCATGGGCGGGATTGAGGGGATAGTGGAGAAATTGAGCTAAACCAGCGGCAATGGGGTTGAAGTGACGACTGGGGACAGAGCGAGCCGATGCTGGGGATTGACTGACAACAACAGCATTGGGGAGTTTCTGTTGCAGCCAGGGGGCAATATCGATGAGGCCATTAGCTGAGTCTCCGGTGAGTAAAACGCGAGAAATTCCCTCAACGGAGAGGCCCAATTCGCTAAAAAATTGGTTTAACTCTTGGTTGAGTTGTTCAAAGAAGGGAACAAACACCGTTTCCTGGACTTGATGACGATGAAGCCGCCCCCAACGTCCCGCCAGTTCAAATTCCGTGCGATCGCTCACCTGTAACGCCCCTAACACCTGACGGGCTAATTCCCGGGCCTCTTGGCGATCCTCCTCTGCATCTAACCATTGCTGAAACGCGATGCGAGTGGCTACATCGGGCCGGCCACTGTGAGGCAATTCCTCTAACTCCATCGCCCCAAGTCGGGTACACCACTCGGGATGAGGAGCCAGCATTAACTGAATCAACACATCATCGGCTAAATCTCGATGGCCATAAGCCACATGTCGTTCTCCCAGAGGAAGGGGAAGCTGGCTAAATCCTTCGGGGGAGACAGCGGTGGCCCGATTCCTGAGTTGAAAGGGAGCTAGGGCAATGTCGCGGGCCCCTACAACCATGACAAGGGTAATGCCCCGTTCTGTGGTGTCGATGGCCCAAGTTGAGCTTGGGGCTAGGTTAGCGGGGGCTTCGGCTTCCGTCTGAGCGTCAGCGGGAGAGTCGAGCGGACGTTTAAGGGAGCCATCAAACGAGTCATCCAGGGCATAGACAAGGGCCGCGAGGGGAGCCTTACAGAAGCCGATGCGATCAGGACGGGGGACTAATCCCGCTTGTAGAGCGGCTTCCCGGATATTAAAACGGAAGGCATCATTACTAGAGATGGGTTCGCGAATGATGACTCCCCCAAGTTTGCTGAGAATCTGCGGTAAGGGGGGCAAATCGGGAGCGAGTTCGGGGCGATTGCAGTGGTAGAGTTGGGCAGTTTTCAGTTGGCGGAAGAGGCGGGTGAGGATATCGCGACTGCTGGCCAGGGGTAAATCGTAATTGAGCGATCGCCCCAACACGGGTTCTAGGGTTCCCCGACGACTACGCCAGGGAATCATAATCCCTAACACCTGCTCGAACTCGTCAAAGATAATTCCCTCATCGAGCGATCGCGTCTCCAGGCCCACCCGCCAGGAGGGCAACGATAGACTCTCTCCTGGGGAGTCTTGGGATGAGTTAGACGCCGCTTTCGTAGATTGCTGTCGGGCGATCGCCGGTAACTCAAACCAGGGCTGTCGTTCCCCTTCAGGTTGCCACCCCAAACGATACTGCTGGCCCGTATAGGCACAACTGAGAACCGCCGCCCAACCGCGATCGCTCCAGTCAATGCCTAAATACCAATCCCGATGGTGACTATTTTCTAGCCAAATGGGTGGGGGAGCTTGAACTCGCCCTAGTTTGGCAGTTGCTGGTTTGGGCCGTGGCGGCCGAGGGGGGGAGATGGGGTGACGCTTCGCCTGGGGAATGGGGGTTGGGCGATGGCTAATCTCTGGAGACGGTATTTCCCGCTCAGCTTCAGGTTCATCAGCTTCAGGCTCATCAGTCTCAGGTTCATCAACCTCAGGTTCATCAGCCTCAGGTTCATCTTCAGGGAGGTTGCTGAACAGATCCATCAGGGCCAAGATGGGATCGTTCTCCTCCTGAGGCTCATCACCCTCTTCCGTCTCCGATTCCGTCACGTCTTCGGGCCAGACAAAAGGATTCTCAAATGTCAAATCCTCCTCGTTGTCAGCTAAGTCCGACCTAACCGTCAAATCTGCCTCTGAGGAAACTGGGGCGGTATTCTGAGCCAGAGAGTCTGGAATGTCGTCGAGTTTTTCTAGGTCTAACTCTAATTGACGGCGGGTTTCCGGTTCACAGTCAAGATAAACCCGAGATTCTGAGTCAGTTTCATCTGGGAGTAAACGAGCATCCTCCAGGATATCCTCCTCCTCAGGAGCCGCCTCCAGGGTTCCTCCCATGAGGGCGATCGCCTCTGTGAGACTACCAATGGTATCCCCAGAGGGTCTTGAGTCCTCGTGGGCGATCGCCTCCTCGATTGCCTCAGATTCTGTGATCTCGACCTCCTGGGGGGGAGATTCAACAAAAATATCGTCCTCCTCGACCGCCTCCTCCCTCGGACAATCCAAGGTGTCATCGGCGGCCGGCTCGTTCCCATCTTCCCACGACGCAGCCAACTCCGCCAACTCCGCTGCGATCGCCGCCTCTTCGGGAGAGAGTTCATCAGACACAGGCGGAGAAGGAGCGGAGATGGGCCGGCCAGGGGGAGAGGAGAAGCGAGATAATCGGCGTTGAGGAGGATGGCCTCGACTTTGGGGAATTGTCTCGCCACTGTCGTCGTCGTCGTCTTCGTCGTCGTTGCTGCTGGAACTCTCAGACTCAGACTCGGTATCTGCGAAACTACTGTAAAAGTTATCGAGTTCGCGGTCTAAATTTTTATCCGGAGTCGGATTGGGTTTAAGTCCCTGTTGGACGGATTGGTTCAGTTCTTGTTCGAGATCCAAGGCCGCCTGTTCACTGGACCAAGACATCGGTTCCGAGTCAGCGGTGAACCAAGACTCAAAATCATCCTCAACCGACCCCGATTTGGGCGAGGTGGAGGCTTTAGATTTAGGGTCAGGGGCGGCAGAAGACATGGAAGGAGGGGTTAACGGGTCATCACTGAGGGTGTCAGGGGGTGCAGAGGAGACGTTTACTGCTGGCTCTGGCTCTGGCTCTGGCTCTGGCTCTGGCTCTGGCTCGTCCTCTAAGTCCTCTGGGAGAGAGTCATCGGAGGAGACGAACTCCTGAGTAGCTCCAGTGGCTCCCTCCAATTCTGCCATGTTTGTTTCCAATTGGTCAGTCTCTGATGAACTCTCTTGGGATTCAACGGGAGGTTCAGGGGAAAAGTCCGACTCAGGAATGACCGAAGCGACGGGAATTTGGTTATCATCCTCGGGATTGTCATCTTCTGCAAGTTCGGGGACTGCTTCTGGGGACTCCTCCTCACCCTCAGTAGCCTTAGCAAGGTCAGGATCTTCTGACGGACTGGCCCCTAGAGAGTCAGGAGTTGGAGAGTCCACGATCGCCTCAACGGCGGCATCGAGTTCGAGGGAATTGTCAGCAGCCAGGGAGTCGGTTAACTCCAGGGTACTATCCAAACGGGCCCCCAACTGGCGCACCAGAGCGGCTACAATGGCTTCCCCTTGTTGGCTAAAGTTGTAGATATTTTGAATGCTGCGGGTTAAAGAGGTTTCATAGCCCTGGAGATTAGCAATGACCCCATCAAAAATCCTGCGTAGGTTATCGTCGAGGTTCAACAATAGGCGATCGGCGTCGGCTTGCACGGCTTGCAGGTGTTGGCGACGTTCTTCAGGATTGAGTAACGGGGCCACCGACTCGTCATCGCTTGTGGAGGAATTGGAGGGGGGAGCCGGATCGCTGTTTTCCAGTCGGGCCACCTCTTGGGCCAGGCGATCGCGATGCTGTCGTAACCCCGCGAGTTCCGCTTGAAAGGGTTGCAGTAGGCGATCGCGCCAATCCTCCTCAACAGGCAACTGGGGGGTCGTTTCTGCTGCCGACGGCTCCCCATCCGAGTCCTGAACTGTCCTGAGATAGTCCCGCAGCCGCAGTAGGATCTCCCGAGTGCGATCGGGGTCTATTTCAACTGAGGACTCGGCGAGAAACTCGTCGATTTCCGCGATGAGATATGTTGGGGGCAAGGGTTGAGAGGTCATAGGCTCCATGAGTCACGGCAATCTGTCAAACGATCAAGACGTTAAAGCAATGCCCAAATTTTAAGCGGTTGTTGGGGTCACTCCTAGTTCAGCCGGGGAAAAGCTTGGGATATCACGGATGCCAACCTCATCCTCGGGCCTGATGCAACCGCAACAGTTGTAACGTTTCTATGCCAACCCCAGCCCAAAGACCAGGCAACGCCCAATTGCCTGATAAGATCAAGAAAACCGGATCAGACCCCTCCATCGCGCCAATGCTGATCTAGGATAGAGAAGCCCTCATGGAAGCAACCCCGACTTGTGCCTGAGCTTTAGTCTGAGACGCCTAGTTGAGGATTG contains these protein-coding regions:
- a CDS encoding glycosyltransferase family 2 protein; its protein translation is MASPLYSVVIPVFNEEDNLPELVQRLTAVTEAVGQPYEVLFVDDGSGDRTLGLLRQYHQQNSQFRYLSFARNFGHQIAVTGGLNFVSGKAVIVMDADLQDPPELIPELLEKWQQGYQVIYAQRIARHQDPWLKRLLAYGFYRVLRRLADVAIPTDSGDFCLMDKQVVDLLNSMPERNRYIRGLRAWVGFRQTSLQFSRSPRFAGEVKYTFRKSLSLAIDGIMSFSKVPLRFATYLGLLAAAIAIIMVFLVLYWRLVYPESPLIGATIITIAIFFLGAVQLVCIGILGEYIGRIYEEVKGRPLYTVKEISH
- a CDS encoding methyltransferase domain-containing protein gives rise to the protein MSLSSDPLHNDTHDDVLAKEQAFHDRWAAGIDIDGIQVEDYFEACTAPENRFILKQLGNVQGKRLLDVGCGAGENSVYFGTRGAHCVASDYSPGMVEVALKLAEHNGVQVEGKVINAMDIDYPDDSFDIVYAANLLHHIPNPMIAIQEMHRVLKPGGKLCFWDPLRHNPVINVYRRMATDVRTDDETPLHINIVKEIKPLFSETRYNTFWLATLWIFLQFYLIERVHPNEERYWKKIIKEQQRLKPLYSRLERCDRILKKVPGMKRMAWNIAVVATK